The window ATCCAATGCATTCGGAGAATATTTTCCATGCATTTCCCGCATATCCCCGCAGGGTGGCGGTTTCACTGCTTATATTTCCAAAAGTTACTAAAATGTGAATTATTAGTATTTTATTGTTGGTTCGAACTGTGCCTACCTTCAGCGCCTCGAAGCCTTTCGCCAAGGAGCACCACGATGAAAACCCTGTTCAACGGCCGCCTCACCCGGCTCTTCGCCAGCACCGCGCTGGCTGGCGTGCTCGGCTGCCTGTCGCTGACCGCAGCCGCCGCCGAGGTCAAGGAAATCCGTATCGCGGTGCCCGACCTGAGCGCCGGTACCCAGCACAGCGGCGGTGGCGTGGTGGATGTGCTGCGCAGCCAGCAGATCCTGGAAAAGGCCTTTGCCGACCAGGGCATCAAAATCCAGTGGAATTTCTTCAAGGGAGCGGGCCCGGTGATCAACGAGGCGATCGCCAACGGCCAGGTGGACTTCGCCTACCTGGGTGACCTGGCAGCCATCATCGGCAAGTCCAACGGGCTGGATACACGGCTGCTCAGTGCCACCGCGCGTGGAATCAAGCAGTACCTGGGCGTGGTCCCGGGTTCGGGGATCAATTCCCTGCAGGACCTCAAGGGCAAGCGCGTGGCGGTGTTCCGGGGAACCGCCTGCCAGCTGTCCTTCGATGCCGCGCTGGCCAGCCAGGGCCTGAGCGAGAAGGACATCAAGGTCATCAACCTGGACTTCAGCGCGGCGGTGGC of the Pseudomonas vanderleydeniana genome contains:
- a CDS encoding ABC transporter substrate-binding protein, translated to MKTLFNGRLTRLFASTALAGVLGCLSLTAAAAEVKEIRIAVPDLSAGTQHSGGGVVDVLRSQQILEKAFADQGIKIQWNFFKGAGPVINEAIANGQVDFAYLGDLAAIIGKSNGLDTRLLSATARGIKQYLGVVPGSGINSLQDLKGKRVAVFRGTACQLSFDAALASQGLSEKDIKVINLDFSAAVAALAAKQVDASWGGSNLTALQAKGLAELPVTTRTLGGAGSIQSVLLGSGAFVDAHPELVAKLLKAQQQAVDWLTQESNRDAYVQLVSGLASYPQLILQQDLKDEKLSEIFPSQLDPVFLGKLQDSVDLAAQQKLIRKPFKVADWVAPNLAAAGL